CCTGCTGGTGGACGCGCAGTTCTCCGAGTCTGACCAGCTCGAGCACGGCGATGAAGAGGACTATGACCTCGGCTACCGTGGTGCCGGTAACGACCTCCTCGAAGTCAACGGACCGCCGCTCCCGCATGACGCGGCGCAGGTCGGCGATCTTGTCTTCCAGCCGCACTTTGGGTGGCGCAATCTGGGCCACGCGTTCCGGCGACAGCTTGGCCAGGACCCGCTTGAGCGCGGCGGCGAGGGCGACGACGTCCTCGCTTTCGGCCTGTCTGGCGCGCGGCGACTCGCCCGCGCGCGGGTAGAGGAGACGCCGCTCCGATTCCTTGTCGGAGAGCATCCGGGCAACCTGCTGGTAGCGGCGGAACTCGTCCATTATCTGTTCGAGGCTGACGGTCGGCGTGGACAGGTCCTCTTCCGGGCCACGCGGGAGCAGGGCGCGCGTCTTCAACCGCAGCAGGACGGCAGCCATGATGAGAAAGTCCGAGGTCGATCCCATGTCCAGCGCGGTGGCCTGGCGAACCACCCCGAGAAAGTCATCAGTCAAGCGGCCCACCGGTACGTCGGCGACATCCAGCTCGTTCTTCCTGACGAGGTAGAGCAGCAACTCAACCGGGCCTTCGAACAGGTCGAGCCGGACGTCAGGAATCGGGGCAGGGGAAGGGACTTCGGCTGAACTGGTCTCGGGGTGCTGCGGTTCCGGGGAGGGGGTCAGAGGGCTCTGCCCGCTGGTTTCCGGCGTCATAGCTGGACGACCTGGTACTCCCGGGTACCAAGTCCCTGCCTGGCCGCGGTCTCGAGGAGCAGTTCCGGTTTGAGTTGGGGCCAGACCGGCCTGAGTTTGGCAGAGACGCGGTCCCAGGCGGCCTGTTCGCAGGCTACCGGGTCGAGGGAACCGAACAGACCGACGTCGGGAGTGACCGGCTTCTCGGTGCGAGTCATGCAGTCGCAGTTGGGAGTGATGTTGAGACAGAAGTTGAAGTGGATGAGCTCGCGCCCCAGCAGCACCGCCCGGGCGTATTCGACCATCTTGAGCTGAACGGTCTCCGAGCCGGCGTCCCAGTCGAACTTCACGGCGTTCCGCTTGCAGATGGCCAGGCAGCCGCCGCAACCGGTGCAGCCGAAACCGATCCGGGCCACGTACTGGACGAAGTTGATGGCATCTGCGGGGCAGTAGTCAACGCAGTCGCCGCAACTGTTGCACTTCTCGGCGTCAATCCACGGCTTGGACTGGGAGTGCATCTCGAGCTTGCCGGCCTTGGCCGCCAGGCCCATGGCGAGGTTCTTGATGACCCCGCCGAACCCGGCAACCATGTGCCCCTTGAAGTGGGCGAGGTTGATGATGTAGCGAATCCGGCGCAGGCCCTGGGCGAGGCGCGCGACCGGGACCAAGGCGGAGTCGAGCGGCACCGCGTAGGACTTCTCGCCGTGCCGGCCGTCGAGGATCTCGAGCGGTGCGAGGACGTTGTCAATCGTGAATCCGTGCTCACGGGCAAGCTGCAGGTGTTCGGTGGCCTGCTGCCGGCGGCCGCGGTAGAGGGCGGTGGTTTCGATGACGACCGGCTGAAGATTGTAGTAGCTGGTCGCAATTGCGGCTGCCCGCACGAACTCGGGGCGCAGGTGGTTCCGGTTGCCCTGTTCGCCGAAGTGGACTTTGATGCCGACCCGCTTCTTGGGCCGCAGGCGGTTGAAGTAGCCGGTCGCTTCGAGGATCGCTCCGACGCCCGCGGTCGCGCGCTCCGGCGGAACGAAGTAGACGACGGCGGGGTTCACTGCCAGACTCCCGCGACGCGCACGCCGCAGAACGGGCACTTGCCGTCTTTAACCCGGTTCTCGACTACCGAGTAGCCGCTGCGCCGGACCAGGGTCCGGCCGCAGGCGGGGCAGCACGTGTTCTCGGCCTGGTGGCCGGGGACGTTGCCGACATAGGTGAACTGGAGGTGCTCGGAACGGGCGATGGCGACGGCGCCTTCGAGGGTGGCGGTCGGCGTTGGTGGCGAGTTCTGGAGCCGGTAGTCGGGATGGAACCGGGTGAAATGGACCGGGACCGTGTCGCCGACGTTCTCCCTGATCCAGCGGCACATCTTCCGAATCGTCGCGGTGTCGTCGTTCAGGGCCGGGACGACGAGGTTCACGAGTTCCAGGTGCGTGCCGCTCTGCGCCACCGTCCGGCAGGCTTCGAGCACGGGTTCGAGAGTCGAGCCGCAGACGTTGCGGTAGAACTCGGGCGTGAAGCCCTTCAGGTCGATCTTGATGGCGTCGACCGCCGAGCAGAGCTCTCTGAGCGGCTCCGGGTTGACGTAGGCGCCGGTGACCACGGCCGTGCGGATGCCTTGCGCCCGGGCCAGACGGGCGATGTCCATCACGTACTCGTAGAAGACGACGGGCTCCGTGTAGGTGAAGCAGATGATGGGTGCCTTCTCTTTGACGGCCAGGGCGACTACTTCAGCCGGGGAGAGGTCGTGATTCTGCACCTCTTCCGGCCGGGCCTGCGACAGCTCCCAGTTCTGGCAGTACTTGCACGACTGGTTGCAGCCGGCAGTGGCGATGGTGAGGCGCTGGCGGCCGGGGAGAAAATGAAAGAACGGCGCCTTCTCAATCGGCTCCTTGCCGACCGAGCAGGGGCGGCCGTAGACGACAGAGTAGAGCCGGCCGTCGCGGTTCTCCCTGACCCGGCAGGCGCCGCGCCCGCCCGGTTGAATGACGCACCGGCGCGGGCAGAGGTCGCAGGCAACCAGCTTGTTGTCCAGTCGGCGGTAGTATTCTGCCTCACGGGTGGGGGATGACGAAGCACGCGTGCCGGGCGCACTCGCGTTCAGCAGCAGCGCCGCGAGCACGAACAGGGCGGCCGACTTGACCATCAATCGAACGCGAGCAGGTGCACCAGGAATCCGACCACGGCCCCCAACAGGAAGAGCCCGCCGATGGAGCCGCAGGCAATGAGCTTGGCTTCGGTAGGCGCGTTCAGCACCCGGCCGTAGTCAATGGTCATTTCCGTCAGCATGCCGCCTTGGACCCGGACCGAGGCGGTGCCGGCGTTGACCGCGGCCAGTCGCCAAAGCGAAGAGAGCTTGGCGCCAAGTTTGCCCTCGCGGATGCGCCAGTAGACATTCTCGAGGCTGTCGTTCGAGATGATCGACACCGAGTGCTCGCCGGGCGGCACGCGGTGCATCTCCACCGGCGTCCGGCCCAGGTATTCGCCGTCAAGGTAGACCGCGATGCCGGCCGAGTTCGACCTTACGGTCAGATAGCCGGAATCGGCCGGGGAGAGGCCGGACAGAAGCAACAGCATGTATAGGGGTAGCACGTTCAACAATAGCCGATTGGCATTGCCAAGTCAATCCGGCTTCGGAGTCGGGATAGGAGCTAACCACCAAGGCACAAAGACACCAGGTTGATGGGCAGCAGACGAATTCAGAAGTCAGAACACAGATATCAGAATGCCGAAGTCACGAATCGAACGATCCGTGTTCATCCGTACTACAAGCGTGCAAGATCGTCGTTTCCGCGAAGCTGTCATTCCGAGGAGCGGAGCGACGAGGAATCTCGTCTGCGACCATCCCAGGGCGAGATTCCTAACTTCGTTCGGAATGACAGTCGGTCGGGCATTTTGACTCTTGGCTTTTGCCCTTTGACCTTTGACTTGCGCGTCCGACGCGCGCTGTGTCTATCCGTGGTTCCCTTGGTGTCTTGGTGTCTTTGTGGTAAGGCCTTGCTTCGGTGCCGGAACGGCTACTTCTGCGTGCGGACGCGCGCCAGAATCCAGTCGCCCATCACCTTTAGCGCGGTGGGGGAGATGGTCTCTTCTATCTTCGCGTACTCGCTCACCCCGCCGGTGGTCGCGGTCTGGAACAGGTGGTTCAATCCCGGCAATTCCTTTGTCAGATAGTCCTTGTTGCCGCCGGCTTTGAGCGCGGCGTCGATGGCCGCGAGGTTCTCTTTGGGCGCGACCTGCACGTCCTTCTCGCCGACAATGGCCAGCACCGGCTGACGCAGCTTGGTCAGCGCCGGGCGGGGATCGTAGTTCAGGAAGTAGTGGAACCAGGGCGTGAGCACGGCCTTGATCTGCTGCTCGACTGCCTGGTTCGAGGTGTCGGACGAGTTGATGGCGTGGCTGTCGGCCGGGCTGAGTTGCGATATCGCTTCTTTGAGCAACGGTTTGAGCCTCGCCGCCCGGCCCGCGCTGTCCAGGTTGGACTTGGCGAGGTCGAGCAGGGCGCGCTGGGCAACCGCGCTCTTCGCCAGAGTCGATTCGGACGCGCCTTCGGCCTTCGCCACGAGTCGTGACTGCAGCATCAGGACCGAGTCACCCGGTATGCCGGTCCCGGCCATCAGCACGACATAGGCCACGTCCGGGGCCAGGTTGGCCACCATCGGCGCGATCACGCCGCCCTCGCTGTGCCCGATGAGACCGATGCGCTTCGGGTCGATCTCCTTGCGGGTCCTCAGATACTCGAACGCTGCCAGTGCGTCGGTGGCGAAGTCGGCAGTGGTGGCGGCCTTGCTGTCCCCGCCGGACTTGCCGACCCCGCGGTCATCGCAGCGCAGCACCGCGATTCCCTGCCGGGTCAGGTAGTCGGACAGGACCAGGAACGGCTTGTGGCCGAAGACCTCTTCATCTCGGCTCTGCGGGCCGGAGCCGGTGATGAGCACGGCGGCGGCAAACGGGCCGCCCGTTTCCGGCAGGGTCAGAGTCCCGGCGAGCGTGATACCCGCGGTCTGGTTCTCCAAGGTCACTTCCTCATCCTTGTACGGGTACGGCCGCTTCGGCTCCTGCGGCCGGAGCGCCGCCGCGACCTTCTCAATCCGCTTGAGCACCAGCGGCAGGGACATGCCTCCCTGGTTCCATTTCCCCTCGATCGTGCTGTCGTTCTTCAGCATCCCTTCGAACCCGCCGGCGATGGACTTCACGGCCAGCGTCAGCTTGCCGTTGCCGAACGAACACTCGTCGACCGCAATACCGGTCGCGCCCTGGTCCGGACTGTCCAGGGTCGCGCTCAGCTTGCCGTCGGCAGCCTGGTTGACGTGGAACACGATGCGGAGTTCGGTCCCCTGCACCTTCAGCGTGCCCTGCCACAGGCCGGCAACGCCTTTGGCAGCAGTGGGCTTGCAGCCGGAAGCAAACAGGAGCAGAAGGGCGACGGGCAGAACGAGTCCTGCGAACCGTTTCAGCATGGACAAAGGGCCTCCTTGGTCAGAACCTGAAGTTCAGCAGCCTGAAATCATACGCGACCGCAGTCGCCTCGTCCGACTCCAGCGCGACCCCGATGCGCGGCGGAAGCAGACGGCCAGCGGACTGGCTATCGCCTCCCCGGCAGCCGCAGGGAGGTGAGAGATTGTAGCCGACGACCGCGCCGACCGTCGGTGCGGCGAAGGCCGGGATAAGCAGCAGCGCTCCGGACCTGCCGTTGCCCTCCATCGCGTCGGCGACGACAACCAGCAGAAGGCTCAGCGGCAAGGCGGCTGCAGAGCCGAGGATCGCGCCCGACGCGACGTGGTCCTGTCGGGCGAGGTCTCCGATCAGCATCGTCCCCAGAGCCGACCCGGCCGCCTGTCCGACCGCCGCGCCGGTTAGTCCGGCAAGGCCCGGCACCGTCAGTTTGCCGGACAGGTCATAAGGTTCGCCTGCTACGCGAATCGCCGCGTAGCCCAGTCCGACGCTCAGCAGCCCGCCCGTCACCACCGCGCCGATGACCTCGCCTGCCAGGACATCGGGACTGGCCCCATCCCCGGCATCGGGCAAGAGCACGGCTTCTGACTGTGCCGGACTGCGAGACACTAACAGCAGAAGCAGAATCAGCGCGATGCGGAACAGATGAATCGGCGCGTATCTCATTTTTGGCAGACCAAGTATCGCTGTCAGCGTCCGACTGTCAACAACCCCAGCCGTTCCGCCAAATGTCGGCATCTGCTCCGCCTATCGGCAATCGAAAACCGCAAGCCCAAAGTGACTTGGGCCGTGTCATCTGCTGTTCCTGAAACTCGTTCGGTCGGAAGGGTGCGCGCCGTGCGTTACTCGCGGTCGGAGGACTTGTCGGCGTCGTGAACCAACACCGGCGACGCCTCGGACTCCGGGTAGGCGCCGCCCACTTCGTCCCAGAACCGGCGCGACGCCCTGCGGAAGTAGGCCAGAAGCGCCTCCGGCGAAGCCCCCTTTGTGTCTTCCATGACGCGCTCCTGCAGGCGGTCTTTCATATCCAGCG
The candidate division WOR-3 bacterium genome window above contains:
- the amrS gene encoding AmmeMemoRadiSam system radical SAM enzyme, encoding MVKSAALFVLAALLLNASAPGTRASSSPTREAEYYRRLDNKLVACDLCPRRCVIQPGGRGACRVRENRDGRLYSVVYGRPCSVGKEPIEKAPFFHFLPGRQRLTIATAGCNQSCKYCQNWELSQARPEEVQNHDLSPAEVVALAVKEKAPIICFTYTEPVVFYEYVMDIARLARAQGIRTAVVTGAYVNPEPLRELCSAVDAIKIDLKGFTPEFYRNVCGSTLEPVLEACRTVAQSGTHLELVNLVVPALNDDTATIRKMCRWIRENVGDTVPVHFTRFHPDYRLQNSPPTPTATLEGAVAIARSEHLQFTYVGNVPGHQAENTCCPACGRTLVRRSGYSVVENRVKDGKCPFCGVRVAGVWQ
- a CDS encoding DUF362 domain-containing protein; translated protein: MPVLRRARRGSLAVNPAVVYFVPPERATAGVGAILEATGYFNRLRPKKRVGIKVHFGEQGNRNHLRPEFVRAAAIATSYYNLQPVVIETTALYRGRRQQATEHLQLAREHGFTIDNVLAPLEILDGRHGEKSYAVPLDSALVPVARLAQGLRRIRYIINLAHFKGHMVAGFGGVIKNLAMGLAAKAGKLEMHSQSKPWIDAEKCNSCGDCVDYCPADAINFVQYVARIGFGCTGCGGCLAICKRNAVKFDWDAGSETVQLKMVEYARAVLLGRELIHFNFCLNITPNCDCMTRTEKPVTPDVGLFGSLDPVACEQAAWDRVSAKLRPVWPQLKPELLLETAARQGLGTREYQVVQL
- a CDS encoding alpha/beta hydrolase codes for the protein MLKRFAGLVLPVALLLLFASGCKPTAAKGVAGLWQGTLKVQGTELRIVFHVNQAADGKLSATLDSPDQGATGIAVDECSFGNGKLTLAVKSIAGGFEGMLKNDSTIEGKWNQGGMSLPLVLKRIEKVAAALRPQEPKRPYPYKDEEVTLENQTAGITLAGTLTLPETGGPFAAAVLITGSGPQSRDEEVFGHKPFLVLSDYLTRQGIAVLRCDDRGVGKSGGDSKAATTADFATDALAAFEYLRTRKEIDPKRIGLIGHSEGGVIAPMVANLAPDVAYVVLMAGTGIPGDSVLMLQSRLVAKAEGASESTLAKSAVAQRALLDLAKSNLDSAGRAARLKPLLKEAISQLSPADSHAINSSDTSNQAVEQQIKAVLTPWFHYFLNYDPRPALTKLRQPVLAIVGEKDVQVAPKENLAAIDAALKAGGNKDYLTKELPGLNHLFQTATTGGVSEYAKIEETISPTALKVMGDWILARVRTQK
- a CDS encoding PEGA domain-containing protein, with the translated sequence MLPLYMLLLLSGLSPADSGYLTVRSNSAGIAVYLDGEYLGRTPVEMHRVPPGEHSVSIISNDSLENVYWRIREGKLGAKLSSLWRLAAVNAGTASVRVQGGMLTEMTIDYGRVLNAPTEAKLIACGSIGGLFLLGAVVGFLVHLLAFD